One window of the Pseudochaenichthys georgianus chromosome 21, fPseGeo1.2, whole genome shotgun sequence genome contains the following:
- the LOC117467055 gene encoding motor neuron and pancreas homeobox protein 1-like isoform X1 has translation MTTTMEKSKNFRIDALLAHDVEQRTDSDGASPGLYYSRSPGGSPVSTRGSETPSPRPNPTNYSPAQPGVLSKSQLFSLSQSGYTALHHGGLLGMHPASMYPLAALGGQHPAFMYPGFTQLVQPYHEQLKGAHMAATHPLEPWIRAGMMIPRLGDYGAAAHAGLLGKCRRPRTAFTSQQLLELENQFKLNKYLSRPKRFEVSTSLMLTETQVKIWFQNRRMKWKRSHKAKEQKSPLTDTEKAAMDIHSAKPQSDSHSSSLEDEEEIEGDDEDEKEEVEVLRAASLGSVGFSRHAGGGTGNYYSEEEPEEECPRTRSGIFP, from the exons ATGACTACCACCATGGAGAAATCTAAAAACTTTCGCATTGACGCGTTGCTGGCGCACGACGTGGAGCAGAGGACAGACAGTGATGGTGCGTCCCCGGGGTTGTACTACAGCAGAAGCCCCGGTGGCAGTCCTGTGTCAACCCGTGGCTCGGAGACGCCCTCCCCACGTCCAAACCCAACGAACTACTCTCCAGCCCAGCCAGGAGTACTATCAAAGTCCCAGCTCTTCAGCCTGTCCCAGTCAGGATACACTGCTCTACACCATGGGGGTCTCCTCGGTATGCACCCCGCTTCCATGTATCCTCTGGCGGCCCTCGGAGGCCAGCACCCCGCTTTTATGTACCCCGGCTTCACGCAGCTGGTCCAACCGTACCATGAGCAGCTAAAGGGGGCACACATGGCCGCGACGCACCCGCTTGAGCCCTGGATCAGGGCCGGGATGATGATACCCAGACTCGGAGATTATGGAG CAGCAGCCCATGCTGGTTTGTTGGGGAAGTGTCGGAGGCCCAGGACAGCTTTCACCAGCCAGCAGCTGCTAGAATTAGAAAACCAGTTCAAGCTCAACAAGTATCTGTCCAGGCCTAAGCGCTTCGAGGTGTCCACTTCACTCATGCTCACTGAGACTCAG GTTAAGATCTGGTTCCAGAACAGGCGTATGAAGTGGAAGAGAAGCCACAAGGCCAAGGAACAAAAGTCACCTCTGACTGACACAGAAAAAGCTGCCATGGATATACACAGTGCCAAGCCTCAGAGTGATTCTCACAGCTCCAGcctggaggatgaagaggagataGAAGGGGATGATGAGGACGAGAAAGAGGAGGTAGAGGTGCTGAGGGCGGCTTCTTTAGGCTCCGTAGGCTTCTCGAGGCACGCTGGAGGAGGAACAGGGAACTATTACTCAGAGGAGGAGCCGGAGGAAGAATGCCCAAGAACAAGAAGTGGGATTTTCCCATAG
- the LOC117467055 gene encoding motor neuron and pancreas homeobox protein 1-like isoform X2 translates to MTTTMEKSKNFRIDALLAHDVEQRTDSDGASPGLYYSRSPGGSPVSTRGSETPSPRPNPTNYSPAQPGVLSKSQLFSLSQSGYTALHHGGLLGMHPASMYPLAALGGQHPAFMYPGFTQLVQPYHEQLKGAHMAATHPLEPWIRAGMMIPRLGDYGAAHAGLLGKCRRPRTAFTSQQLLELENQFKLNKYLSRPKRFEVSTSLMLTETQVKIWFQNRRMKWKRSHKAKEQKSPLTDTEKAAMDIHSAKPQSDSHSSSLEDEEEIEGDDEDEKEEVEVLRAASLGSVGFSRHAGGGTGNYYSEEEPEEECPRTRSGIFP, encoded by the exons ATGACTACCACCATGGAGAAATCTAAAAACTTTCGCATTGACGCGTTGCTGGCGCACGACGTGGAGCAGAGGACAGACAGTGATGGTGCGTCCCCGGGGTTGTACTACAGCAGAAGCCCCGGTGGCAGTCCTGTGTCAACCCGTGGCTCGGAGACGCCCTCCCCACGTCCAAACCCAACGAACTACTCTCCAGCCCAGCCAGGAGTACTATCAAAGTCCCAGCTCTTCAGCCTGTCCCAGTCAGGATACACTGCTCTACACCATGGGGGTCTCCTCGGTATGCACCCCGCTTCCATGTATCCTCTGGCGGCCCTCGGAGGCCAGCACCCCGCTTTTATGTACCCCGGCTTCACGCAGCTGGTCCAACCGTACCATGAGCAGCTAAAGGGGGCACACATGGCCGCGACGCACCCGCTTGAGCCCTGGATCAGGGCCGGGATGATGATACCCAGACTCGGAGATTATGGAG CAGCCCATGCTGGTTTGTTGGGGAAGTGTCGGAGGCCCAGGACAGCTTTCACCAGCCAGCAGCTGCTAGAATTAGAAAACCAGTTCAAGCTCAACAAGTATCTGTCCAGGCCTAAGCGCTTCGAGGTGTCCACTTCACTCATGCTCACTGAGACTCAG GTTAAGATCTGGTTCCAGAACAGGCGTATGAAGTGGAAGAGAAGCCACAAGGCCAAGGAACAAAAGTCACCTCTGACTGACACAGAAAAAGCTGCCATGGATATACACAGTGCCAAGCCTCAGAGTGATTCTCACAGCTCCAGcctggaggatgaagaggagataGAAGGGGATGATGAGGACGAGAAAGAGGAGGTAGAGGTGCTGAGGGCGGCTTCTTTAGGCTCCGTAGGCTTCTCGAGGCACGCTGGAGGAGGAACAGGGAACTATTACTCAGAGGAGGAGCCGGAGGAAGAATGCCCAAGAACAAGAAGTGGGATTTTCCCATAG